Part of the Triticum urartu cultivar G1812 chromosome 2, Tu2.1, whole genome shotgun sequence genome, ATTGAAATCAGTTCCTGGCATCGAGTATCAAATGGGCGAAATTTGCTTTTGGAAATTATTAAAACATGTTTTTCTTTCAATTGAAACGAGTTCAAACAACTGGAATCAGTTATATCAAATGAGTGAAATCGGTTTTTTGATGAAATGAGTGAAATCAGTTTTTGAAATGTGTGAAATAAATTTTGAATGAGCCTaaatccatcttttgaaaatGTGTGAAATAAATTTTGAATGAGCCTaaatccatcttttgaaaatGAGTGAAATAAATTTTGAATGAGCCTAAATCCATCTTTTAAAATGTGTGAAATAAAATCATTTCACTGCGAAACAATTTTGTGTTTTCTGAAAGTCATTTCAAAGATAACTGAAATATAGAAAATTAGAAGTAGTTTAAATATATCGAAGATTGATCTTGTTCTGAAGATCTTGTCATCACgattccaaatatataaaaagtTTCAATAATGGACGTTTCGTTTAACAGATATTAGTCATTCAAAATATGAGGATGAAATTAAATACATGTCAATTGTATGGAGAAAGAGAACACATGCAGCCGTGTATGTGGTGAGAAATGCACGCATGCACTATTCTCTgcacctctccctctctcctatGTAAAAGCTGACATTGTCTGACACAAGTACTAGTATAGCTCTGTTTAATCTGCTGTATTTGCATATGAAAAGAAAGTGTATAAAACCTGCACGAATCTTGACAAAAGTGGTGAACGGTGGATTACACACCGGTACATCCCTGCACCGGTAGAAAAACTTTTTCGTAAAACATACACCCTCCATATCTAATTTAGTGCATATGTATTTTTTTAAAGATTCAAACCTCACAAAttttgaccaagtttgtgaagaaAAATATTTGCATCTAAAATGTCAAACATATACTATTAGATTCATGGTAAGACGTAGTTTCATCTTTCATATATTTGGTATTGTATATATAAATAGCTTTCTCTATAAACTTGATCAACGTTTTCAAAAGGttcatttttcaaaaaaaaaaaaaaactataCACACTACATTACGCAACTGGAGGGAGTGTAAGATTATGGACCACCGAGCGTGCGGGAGCCATATAAAGCTTATAGCGAGATACATGCTCCCCTGGGTGAAGTTTTTAGTCCCTCGCGTAGGTATTGCCCAGTCTATCTTTTCTTTTTTCTGTACGCTGGCGGCTCGCTCGGGTTTCCGACGAAGAAGGTCGTTAGCTATATTATTTGGTtgcttttctgtttttttctgttttttcttttttttcgtatttttctttgtttctttcttgTTTTTCACTCTCTTTTTTACTAGTTCTCCTCggtttcattttttctttttctttgggtTTCTTTGTTTCTTTCCCGATTATCATATGTTTTCTTTTTACACATCATATATTTTTATTATATATCCAAAAAAATTGTTTACACGTTTAATATATTTTTAgttacatgattaacattttttgaatatatGTTTTAATGTATATTGTTTTCATGCACATTATACTTTTTTGGTATATATCTAAAACATTTTTTTATCCAGGTTTAACTTTCCtatatacatgtttaacattttttcaaatatatgttttgatgtctaCTTTTTCAAATATATCAACATTTTCTTAAGTTACGCTAACAAAACATTTACGCTAAATTAACATTTTTCTTAAATTCTTGATTTCAAAGTTTAGAATATACTAGCAAAATGGCCCGTGCGTTACAACGGGAGGAAAAAAACATAATCTTCAATGGCTATGAGCCTATGACCACATTTTGCTGATTTCAGCATACTATTTACAATAATACTGTTGTGGTGAAATTCCTTACAAAAATTGATTGTGCAATTGGGAGGAGATAAGAAAGATAACAACAGTTGTACGTTGTACATTGTACAGTTTGACTACGTAGCTAGCTAGCAAAGCTAGCCGTATCGAGTTGTTGTCTACCGGAAGTTCCTAGGCTTAAGTGCACGATGACTTTCCAGAGTGGTGGAGTGCGCCAAACAGAAAAGGCTGAAACTGGCCTAGAAAGTAAGGAGAAGGATCACTCTATGACGGGGCACCTGGTAGCTGAAGTTCATGAGCTACCTACTTACTGGTAGTAAGGTGTTTTCTATTGTTCTGCTCAAAGGAAAACAAAATAGATGTGCTGATGCATTCGCAAGTTTCTCAAGGGACTGTGCCCATATGTGGCTAGAGGGTCTTCCTATCATTGTAACCGAATTCTTAGCAGCTGATTGTACATCTATCACTGAGAAGTAATACTCCCTTTTCCACCGTAAGAAAAACATCACCAGCAAAGCACTTGCAAACTGCAATAAACAAATTCGCTTAGGTTCAGAGTTTACAATCTACACCAGCTCATGTGATTCTCAGATCCTGGCCTAATTAGTCAAACCACATCATAGGTTTGACAACGAACTGCTCTCTGCACAAAGTGACCAACAACAAGAAGAACAATTTTTTTAGTAATGATGGTCGATGGTAGATAGAACAATGCAGCAGACTTCCAGTACCATAACAGCCCCTCAATACCAAGTTAAGTATAAGTTTTCAATGAAAGAGTAATAATACGAAGATGGTAGCAGAATAGATATTCTTTTTTTCCGATAAAGAGCAGAATAGATATCATGGTAATAACATCTCACTTTATTGATATATATAGGTCATGTGACATGCAACATGCTACACCAAGTCTAACATCAAGATAACCTCTCATGGGCACAATTAACTCATTAAATCCTCTTGAATTTATTATCTGTAGTTTTGTACAGAACCAAAAAGAGTCTTTCTAAAGGACTATAAAAATAGACTATTATCTTTTCACCTCATTCAAGATATAGTATGTTGTGCATGACTAACAGGGCTTTCCCAATAGTGAGCCTGATAGAGGCACATACTAAAGGAAAGCTGAAGTGTGAAAGAGATGCTTAATCTTAACATGGGTTCCACTTGTCCGAGAACATATGTAGGTGCATATGTAGGTGGTGCATATTTCTAAAATGAGTTATATATAATGGTACAGACATGGATCTATTTTAGGGGAAATTCACGCCAGTCTCCGTTGATCACAAGTAAGTGCAGATTGCAATGTAAAAGACCAGCAGTGCTATCTAAGTGGATATTGGAGCTTTGTTCTCTGACTCCCACCCAAACAAAAACTGATAATTTGGATTGTACAGTAGGTTTCAGTGAGACATATTTCGACAAATAGCTGAGCATATATGTTTATAAATTGAAGGTTAACAGGCCTCAAGATGGCAATGGACTTCCAAGTTTCATCTTTTTGAGCTGCTACCTTCGATTTTTTTTTACGCATCCTGCAGAAAGAAAACGAACCAAAATTTCAAAGATGAACATAATTCAGTAGAGATGGATGTGACAAATGATGAGCATCCCGCTGGCTTCTGTTCCTGGCCTAAACTGTACAGACCCAGCTAATTAAACCAGCAATAGACCATCCCATCACACACCACTGTGCATGCACATATATCCAATCCCGGGAATTCTTTTACTGAAGTTGAGAGGAGCAAGTTTGAGATTACCAGCACTACATCCACCAAGCCAAGTTCTGAACTGAACCACTTGGCGTTCAAAAGTTCTGAACTGAACTGAACCTCTTTGCTGGAACTCCACGTTGTCCCCTGGAATAGCTTCGTTGTACGCGCTATCCTCGTCCTCGTCCGCCTACCTGCTCGGCTCCAACGGCAGCTGGCGAGGTGGCTACGGGGCTCATAGCCCATGGCAAGGTTTCTCCGCAAGGCATCCAGGATGGCTAGCTAGCTCGTCGAGCTCGGGGATTTGGGTCTTCGGCAACGGCTGGCGAGCTCGCTAGGGCCACGCAGGCGGCCAGCCCAATCACCCATCCGCACGAGATCCACGGCGGCTCGGAGATGGTGGCGCCTCGCGGACAGAGGAACTGCGCGGCAGCAACGATCTAGTGGTGGCGGGCAGCGTTCATCTGGTGGAGGGCTGCGATTCGGGCGTCGGGCGTTGAGGCAATGCAATTGAGGCCGACGCTGGGGGAGGGTGGCGGCGGCCGCTGCTGCCATGGAAGGGGATGAGAGCAGATTTTTAGCAGATTTTTGGGCCACTGCGCAGCGGATGGCCGGACGGGCTGAGGCCCAAGTGGCAACGCTTCAGCCATGTGAGACGATCTCAGGCAAGGCGCAGGTAGTAGTAGTGCGGACGACAGATCATGTACCTGCGAAAATTTTGCGACGTGGTTCCCcgaattagtaccacctcgcatatatgttttaaatttaaactgaaagcgtaaattcatgGAAAAAAAGCGTATTGTGATGGCGAatccacggagtcaatccgtactttattattattagggatagatgTGTTTAATATATGTTCAAAATATAAACAAAAGTAACTAACCTGGaagttgggctggcccattagTCACAACTGGAAATACTAGGCCGGCCCACCGGTGCATCCTTGACGCGAGCGTACGTTGAATGTTCGCTTTAGCGGGCTCCATCGTGAGCCCCCATGCTAGTCGAGAGAACGGGGAGGAAAAAAGGGCTAGGCCTACTTAACTGCTTCTTGCAAGAAATAAAAATTGCCATTAGGAAAAAATGATGATACATAGAAGGCATAAAGCACAAATTTACTAAATGGCATGCCGTAATTTAAGAAaattgtaatgctatatttaatTAAAATTTGATCCTCTAATTTAACAATTTACCATGGTATATTCAATAAATGTGCCATGTTATCTTAAAAATTAAAATAGCAATGCGCTAATCTATACATATTAATAAAGCAAGGTGCATTTCACCCGATTTTCATCCGTCTCCTATTAAAAATACACAAGGTGGTACTAATTCGTAGAGCCAAGTTTCTTTCGTCGTTCGTGCGAGCCAGGATAACAGAATGCCCCACCTATCCTGAATACTTGTTGGCCCACCTATCCCGTTTGAAGCACACAAAAAAAACTTGCTTGTGAGCAGAGTCGAACTCAAAACGTATCACCCACTGTATAATGTCATGGCCAACTCAGCTAGCTCATATTGTCTATAAAAGTGAAGGTCGATTCACATATTTAGTAGTCCCACCTCGGTCCCTTACATACAATCTACCAGATTAATATACGTCTTTGAGTTTCCTCATCTCTGAGATAATGACAGAAAAATGAGTAAATAAAGAGAGGCTAATTAACTGCACGACCTATTAAAATCAACAAGATTGATTCACATAGAGGATTCAAAGGCGACGTCACAGAGAAATGAGGAGAAATGAAAGCGAGGCTAATTAACCTTCCATATATATTCCTGAGACAAAGTCGCATCCTACATAATTTAAGAAGGGCACCATGGCAGCCATTGCTTTTGGCCAACTGTCGGTCGAGGCTATGGCATGAGAACTAGTATAGTTGTCATGTCCATGAGATGATGCTAGCTGTGTTTGGAACTGGTATGGAGGAATGCCTTTTTATCTAGTAGATCCATCGTAGTATTGGTACTGCTCACGTTGTAGTTAGCACTATTGGTATAGTTCAACAAGTTATGATCTGACCCATGCTAGGATAAAAAAGATGATTTGTGATCGTATCTATTTATCATACACTAACGGCATGCACTACTACACCAAGCCCATTGCTCAGATGGGTGTTCTCTCCGCCCGGAACCCCGACTCATCCTCTTTGCCAGCCACGCGAGAGTCCTTCTGCCGGGGCTCGAGCAGGACTAATGACAAGCTAAAGAttttttttctttaaaaaaagCCTCAAGAAGCACTAGCAAAATCTTTGAAGGGCCAAGGTTGCACATGACCTATCCACGACAAAGTTATGCTTCTTGTGATTTGGGATGTGTATTTGGATTAGTGTTTTCCGATGTATGTGTTTGATTGGATTAGATATATATAGGATCTTGCTGCTGCTATAGAGAAGAGAATGCACTGAGAATAGGCTATTTGGAAGGAACAATCAAGATCAAAAAGGAGCAGTAGGTTGTTCATTCCAAAATTGAGCAGATTCATTTTCGAAATTTCCTTTGCTTAATAATTAACATAATTGCATGCATCCTTACACCAGATTAGAGAGGGTTCCTTTTGAAAAAATTCACTTCTAGCTTTCATGAGTTTTTAAAGATGAGAAAGATAAATTACAAAATTTGCATTTCATTAGTAGTAAAGTGACACACAAAACACCATTGATGTATTGACTTCTTTTGTTTTTATTACCAAAGTCATGAATTTAATTCCATTCTACATAAGAATACTAACTATTGTAGGTGATGTTCTTTGTTCCCAGTTTTCACTTTTCAATAGGGCATTATATAATGTTGATTTATCAGCGGTGTGCTTGCTCTAGTCCAGAGAAAGAGGATGGTGATCAATTGCTTTTATCACACTGTATCTATAGATTGTAGAACGTTCGCCCAAAAACAAAGTATTATACAACCGATACAATTGCCATATATAGATGGTGCTTGGACTAACAAGTGATGCCGCTTTCAAGCTTTGGTCTTTGAAGTGTAATACTTGCTAGGTTTCCAACTACAATTTATTTGTAGTAGAAGCTGAATGTATATGGCATGAATTTATATTTCTGAGTGTATGAATTGATTCAGAGTATGTTGAACCCTTGAGTTTGGCAGGTTTTTGTTGTATGGTTCTCTCTTTAAAGAATCGAAACAATTCTTCCATGGGGGCATAATAGTTTTCATCCTCAAACGACACGCAACGCCATTAAGTTTCTTATTTACCAATTGAAACATGAGCCAGTAATAGCACAATTAAAGTTTTTTAACATATCATCATAAAATGGATGGCTGGATTACAGTTCTATGCATTCTACAAGGGTCATTTCATATGGTATTATAAGTTAGTTTTATAGTTTTCTCATAATAATCTGTGCTATTTTATATGTCTATATTTTTTGTTAGGGATGTTTTTTTCACCTTTCCACCGTCGATCGCTCATCCACCATTTTTAGCGATGAGTAATGTGACTTTTTTTCTCCCATTGTAATGCACGGGCATTATTACTATTTATAAACGAAACGGGAATGTTCCTATGAAAATTTTTAACAGAAAAATGTTTATCTAAATCATGGAAAAAATAAAATACAAAGTGGATTTTAACATGGCAGATTAtgaaaaaaatgattttttttgtaAAAATCATGTCAAATTTATAAAAAATTCATAGTGTTCACTCGGCTAATTCTTGCGTTGCAAAAAAGTGTGTGCTTGTATATAAAAAGAATTTATTATGATCTTTCAAAATATGGAAAATTCAGGAATTTTTCATGGGCACATGGCAAAATTTATAATTTTTTCCTCTAAAAGCACATGTCAGCTTTTGGGAATTTGTAATGGACACATGGCAAAGTTGGGGATTATTTCTTCGAACAGATGGCAAATGTAATAATTTTCCATAGACACATGGTAAATTTAGTTCTCTAAAAACATTTCAAGTTTTGGAAATTTTGTCATGgtatttaaaattaatttgacaTGGTTTGTACAGTAAATTTGCCATGGTTAAGCTGCATATAAACATAAATTTGTCATGTTCCATGTCAAAATTGAAGAAATAATATGTTGTTTTTTTTGTCGGTGGAAGAATAATATGTTCACTAAAACATCACGGCAAAACAAATTGGAAAAGACAAAAACCTGTTTTATAAAGGTCATAGCAGATTTTAACGTACGCTGTGTACAAAAAGAATTTGGCAATGATATGCACAATAAAAATGACATGGTAACTTATAAATAAAAATTCGATGGTGAATACAATGAATTTGCCACAATGTAAAGGCATCCAGGCTTGATCTGCCGCCCCTACACAGCGTGCACAAACCTGTATGCCCCCAGGCTTGGAATCTTCGGTGGCCAAATTGGGGCATATAAACGTGAGGAGAGGCAGCGATGGACACGACACGTCTCAGAACTGTAAAACAATTTCCACGCGTTGACGTATTACGAGCAAAAGCATGAAGCCGACACAACACTTCAGAAAAAATATCATGGGTCCACATCCAGCGGCAACATAATGTACCAGAACACCAAAAAAGACATGATAACCGACCAGCCATTCAGAGAGAGATATGACATAAATCCAGCTGATCCATACAGCAATATCATACATATAAAAGGTTAATTTACAATGGATAGCATCCCTCTGCTGGGCAATTAACGGTACCCAATCTGCACTTCAACTGTACCATGGTCAGCATTGCAGATTGTCTTTTCATACTGGTCATGGTAGAAGGTAAGATCACCTTGGAAGGAGATGGCATGACCGTCATTAACATGGTCAGAATTAGTAAAAACACTAAGGTTCAGCTTGATTATCAAGAGCGGCTCTAAGTACATCGGAACAGCTGCCCAAGTCCGCAACAATGGAAGTCTGCCATCAACAACCTCTGCCATATCATCTTCTCCACACTGAAAAAGCAGGACGTTGAAGTCGCCGTAGAACTCATGGTGCGCTGTGATTTCGCCATATGCATAGCTACAGCCACTGCCAGATGTGAGATCAAGGTTGACACACAAGCTGGCCTGTATAGCACGATACATCGGCACGAAAAACACGTCTATATCACGGAAATATCTTGTTGGCATTGTGTGGACAATGACACTGTTACAGAAGTACGGGTCCACATAGAAGACGTAGTTTGCAGTGTCAATCCGGTTATCATCCTCTGGGATTTCAACTTTAATGCGGAAATAGTCCTCAAGCGCGGCCCCTTCTGCCCTGAGAATCAAATTACCCTGCGCATATGGCAATGGAATAAAATGATTCAAAAgatgcaaaaaacaaaaataaagaTATACCGCCTTCATTTCAATAAGTTAAAGATAGGTTGTTTAGTCTGAATGCATCAACTCATAGGGCCATTGGTGATAGATGTTGTTGCATGCATAGGCTCGACGTGTCTCTATTTTATAAGATGCGTTGTAATGTGGAGAAAAAAACATAAAAGCTAGAGCTTATTCTATTCACAGGATTCTCGAGCCCAGGAACTTGAAAAACAGATTAGAATTACATTAGGGTTACAGAACTAAGGGCCGCTTCTATTTGCAAGAATTGTAAAATGCATGTATAGGAAAAACACATGAACAGAACGGCATGCCATCTTATACTCACCACGTTCC contains:
- the LOC125533635 gene encoding uncharacterized protein LOC125533635 produces the protein MPLSVAAEPERACWSAIFCSLQACISEPIRFIHYGTLDVVRRLFFNRGVRERARGTGTGTGEETVNPADEQTGDKNSPAADDDYSEQLAEYGHNSDRYDGSNCGDYYDTDGDWSEICAYDDYRKDIPPSLKIGYHGDSINVSMAYSLSRDLVELLSVRPRFPFVGTFVAFNDRSHYYCNSQNGPLHRNVDSQGNLILRAEGAALEDYFRIKVEIPEDDNRIDTANYVFYVDPYFCNSVIVHTMPTRYFRDIDVFFVPMYRAIQASLCVNLDLTSGSGCSYAYGEITAHHEFYGDFNVLLFQCGEDDMAEVVDGRLPLLRTWAAVPMYLEPLLIIKLNLSVFTNSDHVNDGHAISFQGDLTFYHDQYEKTICNADHGTVEVQIGYR